A genome region from Fusarium musae strain F31 chromosome 5, whole genome shotgun sequence includes the following:
- a CDS encoding hypothetical protein (EggNog:ENOG41~BUSCO:EOG09260RS7), giving the protein MSHKGNSGKGKKSSKTGAESKSEDVLQAVVLADSFQDRFKPFTTEKPRCLLPLANTPLIEYTLEFLAMNGVNEVYIYCGAHTDQVEDYISRSRWSAAARTSPFSVLQFVRVSDARSAGDVLRDMDKRSLVDGDFILVHGDLVSNIMLDGALAAHRKRRQDSAANIMTMVLRSGGEDDHRTKTNGITPIFVVDTKTQRCLHYDEMSPLASDRYMSLDPAVVDELSTEFEIRSDLIDAQIDICTPEVLALWSESFDYELPRRNFLHGVLKDWELNGKMIYTEICEEGYAARASNLQQYDAISRDILGRWTYPFIPECNIVPKQAYQRHRPGVVVEHGAFYANTSQVQNSVIGRNSYIGPESRISNCIIGRDCKIGKNVILKDCYIWDDTTVGDDARIYRSIVADSVTIGENSTIAEGSLISFGATIGKSISPPKDTVISCVDSKGNPLTPDTELLGSGTNAAAFKDPEDDEVDERDPCQLQKSLMYNLSQFNISTSSVSTLSSEISEDIPDENSLHVDTTDPSRRTSFASDDAGDKLSFHSEAVHGLVDALRAESGDFDSAKLEFMGLRLSNDASDAMMRRAVATAFARHAVDLMTPEHGNLEPSKAAEQALRARKGAAKFINEVGIGGDDDNEAEQVEFIIALQKALTRSQGPEQSRVGTLLAAMLQQLYALDILEEEGILSWWGNERTVEGEAMTLLKEKCRVLVEWLENAEEEDDSDEE; this is encoded by the exons ATGTCGCACAAGGGCAATAGTGGCAAGGGCAAAAAGTCCTCAAAAACAGGAGCCGAGAGCAAAAGCGAGGATGTTCTCCAGGCGGTT GTCCTTGCCGACTCCTTTCAAGACAGATTCAAGCCCTTCACCACCGAGAAGCCAAGA TGTCTTCTCCCTCTCGCAAACACCCCCCTCATCGAGTATACCCTTGAATTTCTAGCCATGAACGGTGTCAACGAAGTCTACATCTACTGTGGTGCTCATACCGACCAAGTCGAAGACTACATCAGCCGATCTCGGTGGTCAGCAGCCGCGCGCACGTCTCCCTTTTCCGTTCTACAATTTGTCCGAGTCTCCGATGCCCGATCAGCCGGCGATGTCCTACGAGATATGGACAAGAGATCTCTTGTCGATGGCGATTTTATCCTCGTGCATGGCGACCTCGTGTCCAACATAATGCTTGATGGTGCTCTGGCGGCGCACCGAAAACGGAGGCAAGACAGCGCAGCCAATATCATGACAATGGTGTTGCGCAGTGGTGGAGAGGATGATCACCGAACAAAGACGAACGGAATCACGCCCATTTTTGTGGTCGACACAAAGACTCAACGATGTCTTCACTACGATGAGATGAGCCCCTTAGCAAGCGATCGATACATGTCATTAGATCCAGCTGTCGTGGATGAGCTATCCACCGAATTCGAGATTCGATCCGACCTCATCGATGCTCAGATCGACATTTGTACACCCGAGGTACTTGCGCTTTGGTCAGAAAGTTTCGACTACGAGCTTCCCAGGAGAAACTTCCTTCACGGCGTGCTCAAGGACTGGGAGCTGAACGGCAAGATGATCTATACAGAGATTTGCGAGGAGGGTTACGCCGCCCGAGCAAGCAATTTACAGCAGTACGATGCCATCAGCCGCGACATTCTAGGCCGATGGACTTATCCCTTCATTCCAGAGTGCAATATTGTTCCCAAACAGGCTTACCAGCGTCACAGACCAGGGGTTGTGGTCGAGCACGGTGCATTCTACGCGAATACTTCCCAAGTCCAGAACTCGGTCATCGGACGCAACAGCTACATTGGCCCGGAAAGTAGAATCTCCAATTGCATAATTGGGCGAGACTGCAAGATTGGTAAGAATGTCATTCTGAAGGACTGTTACATCTGGGATGACACCACAGTCGGGGACGACGCAAGGATATACCGATCTATCGTGGCAGATTCGGTCACTATTGGAGAGAACTCAACTATAGCAGAAGGCAGTCTCATCTCCTTTGGTGCCACCATTGGCAAGAGCATTAGTCCCCCTAAAGATACTGTCATTTCATGCGTCGATTCTAAGGGCAATCCCTTGACGCCGGATACCGAGTTGCTTGGATCTGGTACCAACGCCGCAGCATTCAAGGaccctgaggatgatgaggttgacgagAGAGACCCCTGCCAACTTCAGAAGAGTCTCATGTACAACCTTTCCCAGTTCAATATCTCCACCTCATCGGTGTCGACACTGTCTTCGGAAATCTCTGAAGATATTCCGGATGAGAATTCGCTGCACGTCGACACCACCGACCCTTCCCGCCGCACGTCCTTCGCCTCCGATGATGCTGGCGACAAACTCTCATTCCACAGCGAGGCCGTACACGGTCTGGTCGACGCTCTTCGTGCCGAGTCCGGTGATTTCGATTCGGCTAAGCTTGAGTTCATGGGCTTGCGTCTCTCCAACGATGCCTCGGACGCTATGATGCGCCGAGCTGTGGCCACTGCATTTGCCCGTCACGCAGTCGACCTCATGACCCCTGAGCACGGCAATCTCGAACCCAGCAAGGCCGCTGAACAAGCGTTAAGGGCTCGCAAGGGTGCAGCAAAGTTCATCAATGAGGTCGGAAttggtggcgatgatgataatgaggCCGAGCAAGTCGAGTTCATCATTGCGCTCCAGAAGGCACTCACGCGCTCCCAAGGACCCGAGCAGTCCCGTGTTGGCACTCTCCTCGCCGCAATGCTACAGCAGCTATATGCGCTCGATAtccttgaggaggagggtatTCTGAGTTGGTGGGGTAATGAGCGTACCGTTGAAGGTGAGGCTATGACATTGCTGAAAGAAAAGTGTCGTGTATTGGTGGAGTGGCTGGAGAacgccgaggaggaggatgacagTGATGAGGAATAG